One part of the Parabacteroides distasonis ATCC 8503 genome encodes these proteins:
- a CDS encoding DUF6057 family protein, protein MKNRLFVNNNTIILFLFIIGSILFIELNFRYWYRFLEQYMMFQTTGSYFQDRLAEPGGLNEYVTEFLSLAFIHPYGASVVIALLLGLISGCFFLYLKACGVRASMLAAILPSFLIWIYPLESIALLTMLAFVQVLAYLYTSIKIDWLRYLFGFLFLGGSYFFAAPANLLLALLIAVYECCAKEDKARFGVAIIAIAWGGLQPLIAMRTVYILPMREAFFSKHLCHPEYPIPNSLGYIGLSYPLIVLILYYVRNRVFIRKESWKRIVSYAFLLIAMTYGILYKKDPMEQAYRYDYYARQGEWQEIVSHARAHSVRDMDALIYLNLALSHTGRFSGDLMRFPQIGVEGFIPHDPKSRMGLIEASEVAWQVGQVNAAQRFAFVGVLSSQRCVQPRLMKRLVETYLVTGEYRAAEKYIKILESTPHYRDWAKAQRPLLDSVVCASTDWIKAKRAVLPVTDNPLDLTLTFPNALAFLIDDHADNRPAFEYGMGYLLVYKDLMTFMHYMELMKERGESFPVLYQEAICLFFAAVQKDPEAFKSYPISSEVQNRFLQFMKVARGMPPAALKAQFGDTYYYYAQFTPTPKRQ, encoded by the coding sequence ATGAAGAATAGACTATTTGTTAACAATAATACTATTATACTATTCCTTTTTATTATAGGAAGTATCCTATTCATAGAGTTGAATTTTCGGTATTGGTATCGTTTTCTGGAGCAGTATATGATGTTTCAGACTACCGGTAGTTATTTCCAAGACCGATTGGCCGAACCGGGTGGATTGAATGAATATGTGACTGAGTTCTTATCGCTCGCGTTTATCCATCCTTATGGAGCTTCGGTAGTGATCGCTTTATTATTAGGACTGATCTCCGGCTGTTTTTTCCTTTACTTAAAAGCTTGTGGGGTGCGTGCCTCTATGTTGGCGGCTATTCTTCCCTCTTTTTTAATTTGGATCTATCCGCTGGAGTCAATCGCCTTGTTGACGATGCTCGCTTTCGTGCAGGTTCTTGCGTATTTGTATACTTCAATCAAGATTGATTGGCTTCGTTATCTCTTTGGCTTCTTGTTTTTGGGGGGCTCTTATTTTTTTGCGGCACCCGCTAATTTATTATTGGCCTTATTGATCGCAGTTTATGAGTGTTGTGCTAAAGAGGATAAGGCTCGTTTTGGAGTAGCCATTATCGCTATCGCTTGGGGAGGTTTGCAACCGTTGATCGCCATGCGTACGGTTTATATTCTTCCGATGCGGGAAGCGTTCTTCAGCAAACATCTATGCCATCCCGAATATCCGATACCTAATTCTTTAGGATATATCGGGCTTTCATATCCTTTGATCGTTTTAATTCTTTATTATGTAAGGAACCGGGTTTTTATCCGTAAGGAATCTTGGAAGCGAATCGTTTCTTACGCTTTCCTTCTGATAGCGATGACTTATGGGATTCTCTATAAGAAAGACCCGATGGAGCAGGCCTATCGGTACGATTACTATGCACGGCAGGGAGAATGGCAAGAGATAGTCTCACATGCTCGTGCGCATTCGGTCCGGGATATGGATGCCCTGATTTATTTGAATCTGGCTTTATCACATACGGGACGATTTTCTGGCGATTTGATGCGTTTCCCTCAGATCGGGGTGGAGGGCTTTATCCCGCACGATCCGAAAAGCCGGATGGGATTGATCGAGGCGAGCGAGGTTGCTTGGCAAGTAGGGCAGGTAAACGCAGCGCAACGTTTCGCCTTTGTGGGTGTATTAAGCTCGCAACGTTGCGTGCAGCCTCGTTTGATGAAGCGTTTGGTGGAGACTTATCTGGTAACCGGCGAATACCGTGCCGCCGAGAAATATATTAAGATTCTTGAATCGACTCCCCACTACAGGGATTGGGCAAAAGCGCAGCGCCCGTTGCTCGACTCCGTGGTTTGTGCCTCTACCGATTGGATAAAGGCGAAGCGGGCGGTACTTCCGGTAACGGATAATCCCTTAGACTTGACCTTGACATTTCCCAATGCGCTGGCTTTCTTGATCGACGATCATGCCGATAATCGTCCGGCTTTTGAGTATGGAATGGGATACTTATTGGTTTATAAAGACTTGATGACATTTATGCATTATATGGAATTGATGAAAGAGCGAGGCGAGTCATTTCCCGTTCTCTATCAGGAGGCTATATGCCTGTTTTTCGCTGCCGTGCAGAAAGACCCGGAGGCGTTCAAAAGCTATCCGATCAGTTCGGAGGTACAAAACCGCTTTCTGCAATTTATGAAAGTGGCTCGAGGCATGCCTCCTGCCGCCTTGAAAGCGCAGTTTGGCGATACCTATTATTATTACGCTCAATTTACCCCGACTCCTAAACGACAATAA
- a CDS encoding TolB family protein, producing the protein MMDNTRKRKIVRNFVIGYLLLQVLVIVLYLGFWAVHPGGFVVAENERMSPPPMFPDYQGVTIPYNIAPLNFRIDVPAEKCYAKIEGSEQGVFEYYGTNTICFKSKDWERLTRANKGKAFFVTITTKEGDKWTKWAPFSVYISDQAIDSHLVYRLIEPGYEKWHIVGIYQRNLESFDEQPIIRNDMTGYNCMNCHSFCMGDPGQMMFHMRAANGGTYIVQDKKISKLNTKTNGTISNMTYPFWHPSGRYITTSVNDIKQFFHSVKEKKMEVFDLESDVVVYDVKNKEILSKASLITKDAFETFPAFSPDGKWLYFCTAPAQKMPENYDKVRYNLCRVAFDPDRGEISFPIDTLVHADSLSYTFPRISPDGRFLMYTETAYGQFPIWHPDAEIRMMDLENRTAMDMSALNSPDTDSYHSWSSNSDWVVFSSRRDNGLYTLPYICHIGKDGKPSKPFLLPQEDPDKYDYQLYSYNIPELTKGAVEVSPYEIQQVAEKNKPEQVRFK; encoded by the coding sequence ATGATGGATAATACGAGGAAACGAAAGATCGTCCGAAACTTTGTGATCGGATATTTACTATTGCAAGTTCTGGTTATTGTACTATACTTGGGTTTTTGGGCGGTACATCCGGGTGGCTTTGTTGTTGCCGAGAACGAACGCATGTCTCCCCCGCCGATGTTCCCGGATTACCAAGGGGTTACTATACCTTATAATATAGCCCCATTGAATTTCCGTATTGACGTGCCCGCTGAAAAATGCTATGCGAAGATCGAGGGTAGCGAGCAGGGGGTGTTTGAGTATTACGGAACGAATACGATCTGTTTTAAGTCCAAGGATTGGGAACGGCTTACCCGTGCGAATAAAGGTAAAGCCTTTTTTGTAACGATCACGACGAAAGAGGGAGACAAATGGACTAAATGGGCACCATTCTCTGTCTATATCAGTGATCAAGCGATCGACTCTCATTTAGTATACCGTTTGATAGAGCCGGGATACGAGAAATGGCATATTGTGGGTATTTATCAGCGGAATTTGGAGTCGTTTGACGAACAGCCGATTATCCGTAACGATATGACTGGCTATAATTGTATGAACTGCCATTCTTTTTGTATGGGAGACCCGGGGCAGATGATGTTCCATATGCGTGCGGCGAATGGGGGAACTTATATTGTCCAAGACAAGAAAATCAGTAAATTGAATACGAAAACGAATGGGACGATCAGTAATATGACGTATCCTTTCTGGCATCCTTCCGGGCGCTATATCACCACATCGGTAAATGATATCAAACAGTTTTTCCATTCCGTGAAAGAGAAAAAGATGGAAGTGTTCGACTTGGAGTCCGATGTGGTGGTGTATGACGTGAAAAACAAAGAAATCCTTTCGAAAGCCTCATTGATCACAAAAGATGCATTCGAGACTTTCCCTGCGTTCTCTCCGGATGGTAAATGGCTTTATTTCTGTACGGCCCCGGCCCAGAAGATGCCGGAGAATTATGATAAGGTACGTTATAATCTCTGTCGTGTTGCGTTTGATCCGGATCGTGGCGAGATCAGCTTCCCGATCGATACGTTGGTACATGCGGATAGCTTGAGCTATACATTTCCCCGTATCTCTCCCGATGGACGTTTCCTGATGTACACGGAAACCGCTTATGGGCAGTTCCCTATTTGGCACCCGGATGCGGAGATCCGGATGATGGATTTGGAGAATCGGACAGCGATGGATATGTCTGCGTTGAATAGCCCGGATACGGATAGCTATCATTCTTGGAGTAGTAATAGTGATTGGGTCGTATTTAGTAGCCGCCGGGATAACGGTTTATATACTTTACCTTATATTTGTCATATAGGGAAAGACGGTAAGCCTTCGAAACCGTTCTTATTGCCTCAAGAAGATCCGGATAAGTATGACTATCAGTTGTATTCCTACAATATTCCGGAATTGACGAAAGGTGCCGTAGAGGTCAGCCCCTATGAGATCCAGCAAGTAGCCGAGAAAAATAAACCGGAGCAGGTTCGGTTTAAATGA
- a CDS encoding nucleotidyltransferase substrate binding protein, with translation MAQDIRWLQRFPNYCKALAKLGQAVDIVSWRLELADEIDELLQEGLIQRFEYTRELVWKVMKDYAEYQGYTDIRGSRDAIRKALQIGLIEDKRWMETIEDRNLTSHNYDDDVASEIYENIVLVYYPLFCRFEERMLCISENETR, from the coding sequence ATGGCACAAGATATACGTTGGTTACAGCGATTTCCTAATTATTGTAAGGCTTTGGCTAAATTGGGTCAAGCGGTGGACATTGTATCTTGGCGGTTGGAATTAGCGGACGAGATTGATGAACTTTTGCAAGAAGGATTAATCCAGCGTTTTGAATATACCCGTGAATTAGTCTGGAAGGTGATGAAAGATTATGCGGAATATCAAGGTTATACGGATATTCGAGGTTCACGTGATGCTATACGTAAGGCTTTACAAATAGGGCTTATAGAAGATAAACGATGGATGGAGACAATTGAGGATCGTAATTTGACTTCTCATAATTATGATGACGATGTGGCTTCTGAAATTTATGAGAATATCGTACTGGTTTATTATCCACTATTTTGCCGGTTTGAAGAGAGGATGTTATGTATATCGGAAAATGAGACTAGATGA
- a CDS encoding nucleotidyltransferase domain-containing protein — translation MKYGLSDIELNKLREFYARYEDIEEVILYGSRAKGNHKPFSDVDISLVGANLTRSRLNQIAFAIDDLLLPYQFDLSIFHKLTNMELVDHIRRVGISIFCKDCSQPPA, via the coding sequence ATGAAATATGGATTGAGTGACATAGAATTGAATAAGTTGCGTGAGTTTTACGCTCGATACGAGGATATTGAGGAAGTAATACTTTACGGTTCGCGAGCTAAGGGAAACCATAAACCTTTTTCGGACGTGGATATATCTTTGGTGGGGGCAAACTTGACACGTAGTCGGTTAAATCAGATTGCGTTTGCGATTGATGATTTATTATTACCTTATCAGTTTGATCTCTCTATTTTTCATAAATTGACGAATATGGAATTGGTTGATCATATTCGGAGAGTCGGAATATCTATTTTTTGTAAAGATTGTTCTCAGCCTCCTGCGTGA
- a CDS encoding SagB/ThcOx family dehydrogenase, producing the protein MRTIFCVLATLMLGLTSLQAQSLKAIKLNAPDKTRGASVMKALADRHSEREFANKKLSLQDLSDLMWAAIGINREDGKRTAASALNKQDVDVYVLMEEGAYLYDPKAHQLNPVAEGDHRPLIGGKQTSVNSAPACLLMVSDVSKFGNVGTPQLRERFGALDAGLVSQNIALFCSGCGLVTVPRGSMEADALKKVLKLSDSQIPMINHPVGYAK; encoded by the coding sequence ATGAGAACTATCTTTTGTGTATTAGCCACTTTGATGTTGGGTTTGACGAGTCTGCAAGCCCAGAGTTTAAAAGCCATTAAGTTGAATGCTCCCGACAAGACCCGGGGCGCTTCGGTAATGAAAGCCTTGGCAGACCGTCACTCCGAGCGCGAGTTTGCCAACAAGAAACTCAGCCTACAAGATCTTTCCGATTTGATGTGGGCCGCTATCGGTATCAACCGGGAGGATGGGAAACGTACCGCCGCTTCTGCCTTGAATAAGCAAGATGTGGATGTCTACGTATTGATGGAAGAGGGCGCTTATCTGTATGATCCGAAAGCCCATCAACTGAACCCGGTAGCGGAAGGCGATCACCGTCCACTGATCGGAGGAAAGCAAACCTCCGTGAACTCAGCTCCCGCTTGTCTATTGATGGTTTCTGATGTTTCCAAATTCGGCAATGTAGGTACACCACAATTACGTGAGCGCTTTGGAGCCTTAGATGCCGGGCTGGTCTCTCAGAATATCGCCTTGTTCTGCTCTGGATGTGGCTTGGTAACGGTTCCCCGCGGCAGCATGGAGGCTGATGCTTTGAAAAAAGTGTTGAAGCTATCCGACTCCCAAATCCCGATGATCAATCATCCGGTAGGATACGCGAAATAA
- a CDS encoding fructose-1,6-bisphosphatase: MTKDIIAESVQNDLRYLQLLARSFPTIADASTEIINLEAILNLPKGTEHFLSDLHGEDQAFSHVLRNASGAVKRKVNEIFSNTLRESEKKELCSLIYYPEDKLELIKSQEQDLEDWYQVTLNQLVRVCRNVSSKYTRSKVRKALPKEFSYIIQELLHESSVEPNKSAYVDQIICTIISTGRADDFIIAMCNLIQRLTIDLLHIIGDIYDRGPGAHLIMDILCDYHNFDVQWGNHDILWMGAASGNLVSIANVIRMCLRFGNMATLEDGYGINLLPLATFAMEAYGDDPCALFMPKTKFADNAMDEKTTRLIAQMHKAITIIQFKLEGEIIRRRPEFEMDDRMLLHHIDLKRGVVHIDGKDYTLKDTNWPTLDPKDPYRLSIEEEDLIRKILHSFESSEKMKKHMRCFFRHGGMYQVCNSNLLFHASIPMNPDGTFKSVRILGQDYKGRALLDRVDQLIRTAYFKTGEQEEVEYAHDYIWYLWGGKDSPLFDKSKMATFERAFIEEAETHKEEKGAYYTLREQEEICDKILDEFGVTGMHRHIINGHVPVRSNQGENPIKANGKMLVIDGGFSRPYHLETGIAGYTLVYHSRGFQLVQHEPFESRAKAIEEGLDIKSTTIVVELSSHRQMVKDTDKGADLQSQIKDLEKLLYAYRNGLIKEKERMER; the protein is encoded by the coding sequence ATGACAAAAGATATTATAGCCGAATCTGTACAAAACGATTTACGGTATTTGCAATTGTTGGCACGGAGTTTCCCGACGATCGCGGATGCCAGTACGGAGATCATTAATCTGGAGGCGATCTTGAACCTACCGAAGGGTACGGAGCACTTCTTGAGTGATTTGCATGGCGAGGATCAAGCCTTTAGCCATGTGCTGAGAAACGCTTCCGGTGCCGTAAAGCGCAAGGTGAACGAGATTTTCAGTAATACGCTCCGGGAATCCGAGAAGAAGGAGCTTTGTTCCTTGATTTATTATCCGGAGGATAAGCTGGAACTGATCAAGAGCCAAGAGCAAGATCTGGAAGATTGGTATCAAGTTACCTTGAATCAATTGGTACGTGTTTGCCGGAACGTGTCCTCCAAATACACCCGTTCGAAAGTACGTAAGGCTTTACCCAAGGAGTTCTCCTATATTATTCAGGAGTTATTGCACGAGTCTTCCGTAGAGCCGAATAAATCCGCTTATGTGGATCAGATTATTTGTACGATCATCTCCACGGGACGTGCGGACGATTTCATTATCGCTATGTGTAACTTGATCCAACGGTTGACAATCGACCTGTTACATATCATCGGCGATATTTACGATCGGGGTCCGGGCGCTCATCTGATCATGGATATCCTTTGCGATTACCATAATTTCGATGTTCAATGGGGTAATCATGATATCTTGTGGATGGGAGCCGCTTCCGGTAATTTGGTAAGTATCGCCAACGTGATTCGTATGTGTTTACGCTTTGGTAATATGGCTACCTTAGAAGATGGATATGGTATCAATCTTTTGCCGTTGGCCACTTTCGCGATGGAGGCGTATGGGGATGATCCTTGCGCGTTATTCATGCCGAAAACAAAGTTCGCCGATAATGCAATGGATGAGAAGACCACCCGTTTGATCGCCCAGATGCACAAGGCGATCACCATCATCCAGTTCAAGCTGGAGGGTGAGATCATCCGCCGTCGTCCGGAGTTTGAGATGGATGACCGGATGTTGTTGCACCATATCGATCTGAAGCGGGGAGTGGTTCATATCGATGGAAAGGATTATACGCTTAAAGATACTAACTGGCCTACTTTAGACCCGAAAGATCCGTATCGTCTTTCTATTGAGGAAGAGGATTTGATCCGAAAGATATTGCATTCTTTTGAGAGCAGCGAGAAGATGAAAAAGCATATGCGTTGTTTCTTCCGGCATGGGGGAATGTATCAGGTTTGTAATTCCAATTTACTGTTTCATGCCTCTATCCCGATGAATCCGGATGGTACATTTAAGTCAGTACGTATCTTGGGGCAGGATTATAAGGGCCGTGCTTTGTTGGACCGTGTAGACCAACTGATCCGTACGGCTTATTTCAAGACCGGGGAACAGGAAGAAGTGGAATATGCGCATGATTATATCTGGTATCTTTGGGGCGGCAAGGACTCCCCGTTATTCGATAAAAGCAAGATGGCTACTTTCGAGCGTGCCTTTATCGAAGAGGCCGAGACTCATAAGGAGGAAAAAGGCGCTTATTATACGTTACGAGAGCAAGAGGAAATTTGTGATAAGATATTGGATGAGTTTGGGGTGACCGGTATGCATCGGCATATCATCAACGGACATGTCCCTGTCCGTTCCAATCAAGGTGAGAATCCCATTAAGGCGAATGGCAAGATGTTGGTAATCGATGGCGGTTTCTCCCGTCCGTATCATTTGGAAACCGGTATCGCGGGCTATACATTAGTATATCACTCCCGTGGTTTCCAGCTTGTGCAACACGAACCCTTCGAATCCCGGGCGAAAGCGATCGAGGAAGGCTTGGATATCAAATCCACCACGATCGTGGTAGAATTAAGCTCCCATCGCCAGATGGTGAAAGATACGGATAAGGGTGCGGATCTTCAAAGCCAGATCAAGGACTTGGAGAAACTTCTTTACGCCTATCGGAATGGGTTGATAAAGGAGAAGGAGAGGATGGAGAGATAG
- a CDS encoding outer membrane beta-barrel family protein — protein MKEKLFALFWVLFFALPLYAQADKTGSYSIKGQVLDSLSNESVPYATLRIALAKTPDKPVKLLACDVDGKFQAPLSSAGKYIISMQSIGKAPAEKTFTISDKQRNLDLGKLYMQEDNQRLGEVTVTAQKPLVKAEIDKLTYSLEDDPEAQTNNTLEMLRKVPMVTVDGDDQIQLKGSTNFKIYMNGKPSNLLSNNPAEVLKSMPANSVKNIEVITDPGAKYDAEGIGGIINIITTKNALQGYTGTVRVNGSSLGRVGGGGYISLKAGKFGLTANYNYNYNREPWNESTSIREDLENDEQHFLTQNGRRKNNGPFQFGSLEGSYEIDSLNLLTVGANLFHGKMTNRSEYTVNMQDINRNPVYDYNRNSDATETFGSTDVSVDYQHSTHKKDELLTISYRFSHSPNDNKDYTELKNVVNYNPWLGYPQNNINKASTNEHTGQVDYTTPTWKDQTLEVGAKYIFRQSRSNTDRTAFNDSLNIWEDITSKDSHFRHTQHIYSAYLGYSMKFDKFGVKAGVRAEGTALDVKYEMAPDMNFDTHYFDVVPNATVSYQLSMAQQLRLGYNMRIQRPGIWYLNPYVNNADPQNISFGNPNLDSEKSNNINLNYSMFAQKFSINASATYTFVNNSIEQYTFIDPENPGVFQTTYGNIGKKQSTGLFVYANWNPVPLFRIYMNGGMDYTDLKSEKNDMANSGFSGRIFAGTQFNFPLDFRVNIQGGYFSPWIQLQGKGSPFYFTGISVNKDFLKKKLSVQLSFQNPFWKRMKMENTTSDDTFFRREINYRTMRMLMVSVSYRFGTLKDAIKKVKRGISNDDMKSGGSGGGEQQM, from the coding sequence ATGAAAGAGAAATTGTTTGCCTTATTTTGGGTACTGTTCTTTGCGCTTCCTCTGTATGCGCAAGCGGACAAGACAGGTTCCTATTCAATTAAGGGACAGGTGTTAGACTCGCTGAGTAACGAGTCCGTACCCTATGCGACGTTGAGAATTGCTTTAGCGAAGACCCCCGATAAGCCGGTCAAGCTTTTAGCGTGTGATGTGGATGGTAAGTTTCAGGCACCATTGAGTAGCGCCGGTAAATACATCATCTCTATGCAATCGATAGGAAAAGCTCCTGCCGAGAAAACATTTACGATCTCGGATAAACAGAGGAACTTGGATTTGGGTAAGTTGTATATGCAGGAGGATAACCAGCGGCTGGGGGAAGTGACGGTTACGGCACAGAAACCTTTGGTGAAGGCTGAGATCGATAAACTTACCTATAGCTTGGAAGATGATCCGGAGGCACAGACAAACAATACATTGGAAATGCTGCGCAAGGTACCGATGGTAACCGTGGACGGAGATGACCAAATCCAATTGAAAGGCTCCACGAACTTTAAGATCTACATGAATGGCAAGCCTTCTAACCTGTTGAGTAACAATCCAGCTGAGGTATTGAAGAGTATGCCGGCCAATTCCGTGAAAAACATAGAGGTGATTACAGACCCGGGCGCTAAATATGACGCTGAGGGTATCGGTGGTATTATTAATATCATTACGACGAAAAACGCTCTACAAGGATATACTGGTACGGTTCGTGTGAACGGTAGTTCGTTGGGGCGTGTAGGCGGTGGCGGCTATATATCCCTTAAAGCAGGTAAGTTCGGGTTGACAGCGAATTATAATTACAATTATAATAGGGAGCCTTGGAATGAGTCTACCTCGATACGTGAGGATTTGGAAAATGACGAGCAACATTTCTTGACGCAAAATGGACGTAGGAAGAATAACGGACCCTTCCAGTTTGGTTCGCTGGAAGGTAGTTATGAGATCGACTCCTTGAACTTGCTGACCGTAGGGGCGAACTTATTCCATGGTAAGATGACGAACCGTTCGGAATACACGGTGAATATGCAGGATATCAATCGTAATCCGGTATACGATTATAATCGTAATTCCGACGCTACGGAAACGTTTGGTTCTACGGACGTGAGCGTGGATTACCAACACTCTACCCATAAAAAAGATGAGTTGCTGACGATCTCCTACCGTTTCAGCCATTCTCCCAATGATAACAAGGATTATACGGAATTAAAGAATGTCGTGAATTACAATCCTTGGCTCGGCTATCCGCAAAATAATATCAACAAGGCTTCTACGAACGAGCACACCGGGCAGGTGGATTATACGACCCCTACGTGGAAGGATCAGACCTTGGAGGTTGGCGCAAAATATATATTCCGCCAGAGCCGGAGTAATACGGATCGTACCGCTTTCAACGATTCGTTGAATATATGGGAGGACATAACTTCTAAAGATAGCCATTTCCGTCATACCCAACATATCTATTCCGCTTATCTGGGCTATTCGATGAAGTTTGATAAGTTTGGCGTGAAGGCGGGGGTACGTGCGGAAGGAACCGCTTTGGACGTGAAATATGAGATGGCTCCCGATATGAACTTTGATACCCATTATTTCGACGTGGTGCCAAACGCTACGGTCTCTTATCAATTGAGTATGGCGCAACAGCTTCGCTTGGGGTATAATATGCGTATCCAGCGTCCGGGTATCTGGTATTTGAATCCTTATGTAAACAATGCGGACCCACAGAACATATCCTTCGGTAACCCGAATCTGGACTCGGAGAAAAGTAATAATATAAACTTGAACTATAGTATGTTCGCCCAGAAATTCAGCATTAACGCGAGCGCTACTTATACGTTCGTCAATAATTCGATCGAGCAATATACCTTTATCGATCCGGAGAATCCGGGTGTTTTCCAAACCACCTACGGTAATATCGGAAAGAAACAATCTACCGGCTTATTCGTATACGCAAATTGGAATCCGGTTCCTTTGTTCCGTATCTATATGAATGGTGGAATGGATTATACGGATTTGAAGAGCGAAAAGAATGATATGGCGAATAGTGGATTCAGCGGACGTATTTTCGCCGGTACGCAGTTTAATTTCCCGTTGGATTTCCGTGTGAACATACAGGGAGGATATTTCTCTCCTTGGATCCAGTTACAGGGGAAAGGCTCTCCATTCTATTTCACGGGAATCTCCGTGAACAAGGATTTCTTGAAGAAAAAGCTATCTGTCCAGTTGTCTTTCCAAAACCCCTTCTGGAAGCGAATGAAGATGGAAAATACTACTTCCGATGATACCTTCTTCCGTCGTGAGATCAATTACCGTACGATGAGAATGTTAATGGTTAGTGTATCTTATCGTTTTGGCACCTTGAAAGATGCCATCAAGAAAGTAAAAAGAGGTATCAGCAACGATGATATGAAGAGCGGCGGTTCCGGCGGCGGCGAGCAACAGATGTAA